A window from Streptomyces sp. NBC_00271 encodes these proteins:
- a CDS encoding IucA/IucC family protein, translating to MNATPTPDGRPDTHERAACGTQTPPALGADAVPRQKRGALETERLRGATADLLEHPAAHTAAQAAAVENLLRCWVRENNLPAPTDGTLRIPLPASGTSLLTPVHYWSPTGWHRFGLPHLADAPEGAPPADAVTVAALLARQAATGDGTTSTAEATSTPVSETGPAGDGADLVGRVADSVRRTVVFISDRRERPADTPDFFLAAEQALVLGHPWHPTPKSREGLSEAEARLYSPELRGSFPLHWMAVAPAVLAADSAWTERGRPVLAQQLTARLAGAGLSLPDGYAALPLHPWQLADVRHRPETAALLDAGLLRDLGPHGSAWHPTSSVRTLYRSSAPAMLKLSLGLRITNSRRENLRKELHRGVEVHRLLRSGLSKQWQSAHPGFDIVRDPAWLAVNAPDGTPLAGLDVMIRHNPFGPTDDAICVAGLVSPRPHARPGARGGSEDRPVMRSRLAEIVTRLAGRTSRPRGAVAAEWFLRYLEHVVRPVLWLDSEAGIALEAHQQNTLLLLDPEGWPTGGRYRDNQGYYFRASRRAELDARLPGIGEHSDTFVSDEVTDERFAYYLAINNVLGVIGAFGSQHLADEQLLLAAFRRFLTDVAHGPARLRTPLPAHLLDSPVLRCKANLLTRLHGLDELVGPVDTQSVYVTLANPLHS from the coding sequence TTGAACGCCACCCCCACACCCGACGGCCGTCCCGACACCCACGAGCGAGCGGCCTGTGGCACGCAGACCCCGCCGGCTCTGGGAGCCGACGCGGTCCCCCGGCAGAAGAGAGGGGCCCTGGAGACCGAGCGGCTGCGCGGCGCCACCGCCGATCTGCTGGAGCACCCCGCCGCCCACACCGCGGCCCAGGCGGCAGCGGTCGAGAACCTGTTGCGCTGCTGGGTACGGGAGAACAACCTGCCCGCCCCCACCGACGGCACCCTCCGCATCCCCCTCCCCGCCAGCGGCACCTCCCTCCTGACGCCGGTCCACTACTGGTCCCCGACCGGCTGGCACCGCTTCGGCCTCCCGCACCTCGCCGACGCTCCCGAGGGAGCACCGCCCGCCGACGCCGTCACCGTGGCGGCGCTGCTGGCGCGCCAGGCGGCGACGGGCGACGGGACGACGAGCACGGCCGAGGCGACGTCGACGCCCGTTTCCGAAACCGGCCCCGCCGGGGACGGTGCCGACCTGGTCGGCCGTGTCGCCGACTCGGTCCGGCGGACCGTCGTGTTCATCAGCGACCGCAGGGAACGGCCCGCCGACACCCCCGACTTCTTCCTCGCCGCCGAACAAGCACTGGTGCTGGGGCACCCGTGGCACCCCACCCCGAAGAGCCGGGAAGGGCTCTCCGAGGCCGAAGCGCGACTGTACTCACCCGAGTTGCGCGGCTCCTTCCCGCTGCACTGGATGGCGGTCGCCCCCGCGGTCCTGGCGGCCGACTCGGCGTGGACGGAGCGCGGCCGGCCCGTCCTCGCGCAGCAGCTCACCGCGCGGCTGGCCGGAGCCGGGCTGTCCCTGCCCGACGGGTACGCCGCCCTGCCGCTGCACCCCTGGCAGCTGGCCGACGTCCGGCACCGGCCCGAGACCGCGGCCCTGCTCGACGCCGGACTGCTCCGGGACCTCGGCCCGCACGGCTCCGCCTGGCACCCGACCTCCTCCGTCCGCACCCTCTACCGCTCCAGCGCCCCCGCGATGCTCAAACTGTCGCTGGGCCTGCGCATCACCAACTCCCGCCGTGAGAACCTCCGCAAGGAGCTCCACCGCGGCGTGGAGGTCCACCGTCTGCTGCGCAGCGGCCTGTCCAAGCAGTGGCAGTCCGCCCACCCGGGCTTCGACATCGTCCGCGACCCGGCCTGGCTCGCCGTCAACGCCCCGGACGGCACCCCCCTGGCCGGGCTCGACGTGATGATCCGCCACAACCCGTTCGGGCCGACCGACGACGCCATCTGTGTCGCGGGGCTCGTCTCTCCCCGGCCCCACGCCCGACCCGGCGCACGCGGCGGATCCGAGGACCGGCCCGTCATGCGATCCCGGCTCGCCGAGATCGTCACCCGCCTCGCCGGTCGCACCAGCAGGCCCCGTGGCGCCGTCGCCGCCGAGTGGTTCCTGCGCTACCTCGAGCACGTCGTACGCCCCGTGCTCTGGCTCGACAGCGAGGCGGGAATCGCGCTGGAAGCACACCAGCAGAACACCCTGCTCCTGCTGGACCCCGAGGGCTGGCCCACGGGCGGCCGCTACCGCGACAACCAGGGCTACTACTTCCGCGCGTCCCGGCGCGCCGAGCTGGACGCCCGGCTGCCCGGCATCGGCGAACACAGCGACACCTTCGTCTCCGACGAGGTCACCGACGAACGCTTCGCCTACTACCTGGCGATCAACAACGTGCTCGGCGTCATCGGCGCGTTCGGCTCCCAGCACCTCGCCGACGAACAACTGCTGCTCGCCGCCTTCCGCCGCTTCCTCACCGACGTGGCCCACGGCCCGGCCCGACTGCGTACGCCCCTGCCCGCGCACCTCCTCGACTCGCCCGTCCTGCGCTGCAAGGCCAACCTGCTGACCCGGCTGCACGGCCTCGACGAACTCGTCGGCCCGGTCGACACCCAGTCCGTCTACGTCACCCTCGCCAACCCGCTCCATTCCTGA
- a CDS encoding GNAT family N-acetyltransferase, whose protein sequence is MPPTDASTDAGITPVTDLGADPGPGPGTDNEDTLDLRLPDELLALLGSEVESAGGDDLLDRIGGWGPIATPVGAFHLVPVRVERDLPLVSRWMNDPAVAEFWELAGPESVAEEHLCRQLDGDGRSVPCLGVLDGTPMSYWEIYRADLDLLARHYPARPHDTGLHLLIGGVANRGRGLGSALLRAVADLVLDKRPACARVVAEPDLRNTPSVSAFLSAGFRFSAEVDLPGKRAALMVRDRSLRDLL, encoded by the coding sequence GTGCCTCCCACCGATGCGAGCACCGACGCCGGTATCACCCCCGTCACCGACCTCGGAGCCGACCCGGGCCCCGGGCCGGGCACGGACAACGAGGACACCCTCGACCTGCGCCTACCCGACGAGCTCCTCGCGCTCCTCGGATCCGAGGTCGAGTCGGCCGGGGGAGACGACCTGCTCGACCGCATCGGTGGCTGGGGCCCGATCGCCACTCCGGTGGGCGCCTTCCACCTGGTCCCCGTCCGTGTGGAGCGTGATCTCCCGCTCGTCTCCCGCTGGATGAACGACCCCGCCGTCGCGGAGTTCTGGGAGCTGGCAGGACCCGAGTCGGTCGCAGAAGAACATCTGTGCCGCCAGCTCGACGGCGACGGCCGCAGTGTGCCCTGCCTCGGCGTGCTGGACGGCACCCCGATGAGCTACTGGGAGATCTACCGCGCGGACCTCGACCTCCTGGCCCGTCACTATCCCGCCCGCCCGCACGACACCGGCCTGCACCTGCTCATCGGCGGTGTCGCCAACCGCGGACGAGGCCTCGGCTCCGCCCTGCTCCGCGCCGTCGCCGACCTCGTACTGGACAAGCGCCCGGCCTGTGCCCGCGTCGTCGCGGAACCCGACCTCCGTAACACCCCCTCCGTCTCCGCCTTCCTGAGCGCGGGCTTCCGGTTCTCCGCCGAGGTCGACCTGCCCGGCAAACGGGCAGCCCTCATGGTCCGGGACCGGAGCCTGCGCGACCTGTTGTAG
- a CDS encoding diaminobutyrate--2-oxoglutarate transaminase family protein, with amino-acid sequence MAVTESAVVPVGREPEESRERVPGVSEGARAAHEGILRRQSARESAARTYARALPIVPVRARGLTIEGADGRRYLDCLSGAGTLALGHNHPVVLEAIRKVLDSGAPLHVLDLATPVKDAFTTELFGTLPPEFAARARVQFCGPAGTDAVEAAFKLVRAATGRTGMLAFTGAYHGMTAGALEASGGATEVRVARLPYPQDYRCPFGIGGERGAELAARWTESLLDDTKSGVPRPAGMILEPVQGEGGVIPAPDDWMRRMREITAARSIPLIVDEVQTGVGRTGTFWAVEHSGITPDVMVLSKAIGGSLPLAVVVYRDDLDVWQPGAHAGTFRGNQLAMAAGTATLAYVRENGLAERAATLGSRILTQLRALAEEFPCIGDVRGRGLMIGVELVDPETAPDTTTDGPRPAAPELAAAVQRECLRRGLIVELGGRRASVVRLLPPLTISDEQATAVLDRLADAVAAVAAAARAGLGGPAGHGRGSASGEHAG; translated from the coding sequence GTGGCCGTGACCGAGTCTGCGGTGGTACCGGTGGGGCGCGAGCCCGAGGAGTCGCGGGAGAGGGTGCCCGGAGTGTCCGAGGGGGCGCGCGCGGCGCACGAGGGGATTCTGCGGCGTCAGTCGGCGCGCGAGTCGGCGGCCCGCACCTACGCGCGCGCCCTGCCGATCGTCCCCGTGCGGGCGCGGGGCCTGACCATCGAGGGCGCGGACGGGCGCCGTTACCTCGACTGTCTCTCCGGCGCGGGCACCCTGGCCCTGGGACACAACCACCCGGTGGTCCTGGAAGCGATCAGAAAAGTCCTCGACTCCGGGGCGCCACTGCACGTCCTCGACCTGGCCACACCCGTCAAGGACGCCTTCACCACCGAGCTGTTCGGCACGCTGCCCCCGGAGTTCGCCGCCCGCGCGCGGGTGCAGTTCTGCGGACCCGCCGGGACGGACGCCGTCGAGGCCGCGTTCAAACTGGTGCGCGCGGCGACCGGGCGCACCGGAATGCTCGCGTTCACCGGTGCCTATCACGGGATGACCGCGGGGGCGCTCGAAGCATCCGGGGGCGCGACCGAGGTACGGGTCGCGCGCCTGCCCTACCCCCAGGACTACCGCTGCCCGTTCGGCATCGGCGGTGAGCGGGGTGCCGAACTCGCCGCGCGCTGGACCGAGTCCCTGCTCGACGACACCAAGTCCGGCGTGCCACGCCCCGCCGGGATGATCCTCGAACCCGTCCAGGGCGAGGGCGGGGTGATTCCCGCGCCCGACGACTGGATGCGGCGGATGCGCGAGATCACCGCGGCGCGCTCCATTCCCCTGATCGTGGACGAGGTCCAGACCGGCGTCGGGCGCACCGGAACCTTCTGGGCCGTGGAACACAGCGGGATCACCCCGGACGTGATGGTCCTGTCCAAGGCCATCGGAGGCAGCCTGCCGCTGGCCGTCGTCGTCTACCGCGACGACCTCGACGTCTGGCAACCGGGCGCCCACGCGGGCACGTTCCGCGGCAACCAGCTGGCCATGGCCGCGGGCACGGCGACCCTCGCCTACGTCCGCGAGAACGGACTGGCCGAGCGCGCGGCGACCCTGGGCTCCCGCATACTCACTCAACTCCGCGCACTCGCCGAGGAGTTCCCGTGCATCGGTGACGTACGGGGCCGTGGGCTGATGATCGGCGTCGAGCTGGTGGATCCCGAGACGGCCCCGGACACCACCACCGACGGCCCCCGGCCCGCCGCCCCCGAACTCGCCGCCGCCGTGCAGCGCGAGTGCCTGCGCCGCGGTCTGATCGTGGAGCTGGGCGGGCGCCGCGCCAGCGTGGTGCGACTTCTGCCGCCCCTGACGATCAGCGACGAACAGGCGACCGCGGTGCTCGATCGCCTGGCGGACGCGGTGGCGGCGGTGGCTGCGGCGGCGCGAGCGGGACTGGGCGGGCCGGCCGGGCACGGTCGGGGTTCCGCGTCCGGTGAGCACGCCGGATAG
- a CDS encoding ATP-dependent DNA helicase, which yields MTEPSLPELLHAAVTAVGGTERPGQVTMAEAVAGAIDDSSHLLVQAGTGTGKSLGYLVPALAHGERVVVATATLALQRQLVERDLPRTVDALHPLLRRRPEFAMLKGRSNYLCLHRLHEGVPQDEEDGLFDQFEAAAPTSKLGQDLLRLRDWSDETETGDRDDLTPGVSDRAWAQVSVSSRECLGATKCAYGAECFAEMARERAKLAEVVVTNHALLAIDAIEGAPVLPQHEVLIVDEAHELVSRVTGVATGELTPGQVNRAVRRAAKLVNEKAADQLQTAAEGFERLMELALPGRLEEIPEDLGYALMALRDAARTVISAIGSTRDKSVQDEDSVRKQALASVESVHDVAERITNGSEWDVVWYERHDRFGASLRVAPMSVSGLLREKLFADRSVVLTSATLKLGGDFNGVGASLGLAPEGTEGDDLPQWKGVDVGSPFDYPKQGILYVAKHLSRPARDGDRADMLDELTELIQAAGGRTLGLFSSMRAAQLAAEELRSRIPEYPILLQGEETLGELIKNFAADPKTCLFGTLSLWQGVDVPGASCQLVVMDKIPFPRPDDPLMSARQKAVEENGGNGFMAVAATHAALLMAQGAGRLVRATGDRGVVAVLDQRLATARYGSYLKASLPDFWYTTDRNQVRRSLTAIDATARKAEETVEAGETQEA from the coding sequence ATGACAGAGCCCTCACTCCCCGAACTCCTGCATGCTGCCGTCACTGCCGTCGGCGGCACGGAGCGCCCTGGCCAGGTGACCATGGCCGAAGCCGTCGCGGGTGCCATCGACGACAGCTCCCACCTGCTGGTCCAGGCGGGCACCGGCACCGGAAAGTCGCTCGGCTACCTCGTGCCCGCGCTCGCCCACGGGGAGCGGGTCGTCGTGGCGACCGCCACCCTGGCGCTCCAGCGGCAGCTCGTGGAGCGCGATCTTCCGCGGACCGTCGACGCGCTGCACCCGCTGCTGCGCCGCCGCCCGGAGTTCGCGATGCTCAAGGGCCGGTCGAACTACCTGTGTCTGCATCGGCTGCACGAGGGCGTGCCGCAGGACGAGGAGGACGGCCTTTTCGACCAGTTCGAGGCGGCCGCGCCCACCAGCAAGCTGGGCCAGGACCTGCTGCGACTGCGGGACTGGTCGGACGAGACCGAGACCGGCGACCGCGACGACCTCACGCCCGGCGTCTCCGACCGCGCGTGGGCTCAGGTGTCCGTTTCGTCCCGCGAGTGCCTGGGCGCCACCAAATGCGCCTACGGAGCGGAGTGCTTCGCCGAGATGGCCCGCGAGCGCGCCAAGCTCGCCGAGGTCGTCGTCACCAATCACGCGCTGCTCGCGATCGACGCCATCGAGGGCGCGCCGGTCCTCCCGCAGCACGAGGTGCTGATCGTCGACGAGGCCCATGAGCTGGTCTCCCGGGTCACCGGTGTCGCGACCGGCGAGCTCACGCCAGGCCAGGTCAACCGCGCGGTGCGCCGCGCCGCGAAGCTCGTCAACGAGAAGGCGGCCGATCAGCTCCAGACCGCCGCCGAGGGCTTCGAGCGGCTGATGGAGCTGGCGCTTCCGGGCCGCCTGGAGGAGATCCCGGAGGATCTCGGATACGCGCTGATGGCACTGCGCGACGCCGCTCGTACGGTGATCTCGGCGATCGGCTCCACCCGCGACAAGTCCGTCCAGGACGAGGATTCCGTCCGCAAGCAGGCTCTCGCCTCGGTGGAGTCGGTGCACGACGTGGCGGAGCGGATCACCAACGGCTCCGAGTGGGACGTCGTCTGGTACGAGCGACATGACCGCTTCGGCGCCTCGCTCCGCGTCGCCCCCATGTCCGTCTCCGGCCTCCTCAGGGAGAAGCTCTTCGCGGACCGTTCCGTCGTCCTGACGTCCGCCACCCTGAAGCTAGGCGGTGACTTCAACGGAGTGGGGGCGTCGCTGGGACTCGCCCCGGAGGGCACCGAGGGCGACGACCTCCCGCAGTGGAAGGGCGTGGATGTCGGCTCGCCCTTCGACTACCCCAAGCAGGGCATTCTGTACGTGGCCAAGCACCTGTCGCGCCCCGCGCGCGACGGCGACCGTGCGGACATGCTGGACGAGCTCACCGAGCTGATCCAGGCCGCGGGGGGTCGCACGTTGGGGTTGTTCTCCTCGATGCGGGCCGCCCAGCTCGCGGCGGAGGAGCTGCGCTCGCGCATCCCCGAGTACCCCATCCTGCTGCAGGGCGAGGAGACGCTCGGCGAGCTGATCAAGAACTTCGCGGCCGACCCCAAGACCTGCCTCTTCGGCACGCTCTCGCTCTGGCAGGGCGTCGACGTCCCCGGGGCCAGCTGCCAGCTCGTCGTCATGGACAAGATCCCCTTCCCGCGTCCCGACGACCCGCTGATGAGCGCCCGCCAGAAGGCCGTCGAGGAGAACGGCGGCAACGGCTTCATGGCCGTCGCCGCGACCCACGCGGCGCTGCTGATGGCCCAGGGCGCCGGCCGCCTCGTACGGGCCACGGGCGACCGGGGTGTGGTGGCCGTACTGGACCAGCGCCTTGCGACGGCGCGCTACGGCAGTTACCTCAAGGCGTCCCTCCCCGACTTCTGGTACACCACGGACCGTAACCAGGTACGCAGGTCGCTCACCGCGATCGACGCGACGGCCCGGAAGGCGGAGGAGACGGTGGAGGCGGGCGAGACGCAGGAGGCGTAG
- a CDS encoding IucA/IucC family protein has translation MIGEFAHEEIVRPEPESDLGLGSEPGPGPEPGSEARRGAEGKVAPLRREHHPATGLDSSAGATSPRPTSPHHDTPHHDTAHQNTPHAITGHEDTGHTDTLRPYALRLDAGGSLSFRARRASYDSWRVDPASLTLTEEGAEPCPFTDPLGFLTRARGTLEIDGATLGHVVRELSTTLAADARLHRDARTAAELADLGYAELEGHQTGHPWIVLNKGRLGFSATDAADWAPEARRATPIPWIAVHTALATYRGVPSLHSAEQLYARELAPATRESFEGVLRARGLTPESYLYLPVHPWQWDDVVLPLFAPSVAAGAIVPLPSDGDLRLPQQSIRTFLNVSRPDRHTVKLPLSVLNTLVWRGLPTERTLAAPAVTAWMHALRDADPFLRDTCGVILLGEVASVTVNHPVYDALPEVPYQYKELLGAIWREPVSRHLAPGERARTLAALLHTDPDGRAFTAELVARSGLAPNVWLRRLFAALLPPLLHFLYRYGTVFSPHGENAIVVYDDHDVPVRLAVKDFVDDVNVSADPLPEHTTMPDDVRNVLLTEPPAFLTQFIHSGLFVGVFRYLAPLCEEQLGVPEAEFWALVRAEIVRHQARFPELKERYEMFDLLTPRIERLCLNRNRLHLDGYRDRPERPHAAVHGTVPNPLHRP, from the coding sequence ATGATCGGCGAGTTCGCCCACGAGGAGATCGTCAGACCGGAACCGGAGTCCGATCTGGGTTTGGGGTCGGAGCCGGGTCCGGGGCCGGAGCCGGGTTCGGAGGCTCGGCGGGGCGCGGAGGGAAAAGTCGCCCCCCTCCGCCGTGAGCACCATCCGGCGACCGGCCTCGATTCCTCCGCCGGAGCGACCTCACCACGCCCCACCTCCCCCCACCACGACACCCCGCACCACGACACCGCGCACCAGAACACCCCGCACGCGATCACCGGGCACGAGGACACCGGGCACACCGACACCCTCCGCCCCTACGCCCTGCGCCTCGACGCCGGCGGCAGCCTCTCCTTCCGCGCCCGCCGCGCCTCGTACGACAGCTGGCGCGTCGACCCCGCCTCACTCACCCTCACCGAGGAGGGGGCGGAGCCGTGCCCTTTCACCGACCCGCTCGGCTTCCTCACCCGGGCCCGCGGCACGCTGGAGATCGACGGCGCGACGCTCGGCCACGTGGTCCGTGAACTGAGCACGACGCTCGCCGCGGACGCCCGCCTCCACCGCGACGCCCGTACGGCGGCCGAACTGGCCGACCTCGGCTACGCCGAACTGGAGGGCCACCAGACCGGCCACCCCTGGATCGTGCTGAACAAGGGCCGCCTCGGCTTCTCCGCGACGGACGCCGCCGACTGGGCGCCGGAGGCCCGCAGAGCGACGCCGATTCCCTGGATCGCGGTGCACACCGCGCTCGCGACCTACCGAGGCGTCCCGAGCCTCCACTCCGCCGAACAGCTCTACGCGCGCGAACTCGCCCCCGCCACGAGGGAGTCCTTCGAGGGGGTACTACGCGCGCGGGGGCTCACTCCGGAGTCGTACCTCTATCTGCCCGTGCACCCCTGGCAGTGGGACGACGTCGTGCTGCCGCTGTTCGCGCCCTCCGTAGCAGCGGGAGCGATCGTGCCGCTGCCCTCCGACGGCGACCTGCGGCTCCCGCAGCAGTCGATCCGTACGTTCCTCAATGTCTCGCGCCCGGACCGGCACACGGTGAAACTGCCGCTGTCCGTGCTCAACACCCTGGTCTGGCGCGGCCTGCCGACGGAACGCACGCTCGCGGCACCCGCCGTCACCGCCTGGATGCACGCCCTGAGAGACGCCGACCCGTTTCTGCGGGACACCTGCGGGGTGATTCTGCTCGGCGAGGTCGCCTCGGTGACGGTGAACCACCCCGTGTACGACGCCCTCCCCGAAGTGCCCTATCAGTACAAGGAGTTGCTCGGCGCGATCTGGCGCGAGCCGGTCTCGCGCCATCTGGCGCCCGGTGAACGCGCGCGCACCCTGGCGGCGCTCCTGCACACCGACCCGGACGGCCGCGCCTTCACGGCGGAGCTCGTCGCCCGCTCGGGCCTCGCCCCCAATGTCTGGCTGCGCCGCCTCTTCGCCGCGCTCCTGCCGCCGCTGCTGCACTTCCTCTATCGGTACGGCACGGTGTTCAGCCCCCACGGAGAGAACGCGATCGTCGTCTACGACGACCATGACGTCCCCGTCCGCCTCGCGGTGAAGGACTTCGTGGACGACGTCAACGTGAGCGCGGATCCCCTGCCCGAGCACACGACCATGCCGGACGACGTACGGAACGTACTGCTGACCGAGCCGCCGGCGTTCCTGACCCAGTTCATCCACTCCGGGCTCTTCGTGGGGGTCTTCCGCTATCTCGCACCGCTTTGCGAGGAACAACTGGGCGTTCCGGAGGCCGAGTTCTGGGCGCTCGTCCGGGCGGAGATCGTCCGCCACCAGGCGCGCTTTCCCGAGCTCAAGGAGCGCTACGAGATGTTCGACCTGCTCACTCCGCGTATCGAGCGCCTGTGCCTCAACCGCAACCGACTGCACCTCGACGGCTACCGCGACCGTCCCGAGCGCCCGCACGCCGCGGTGCACGGCACGGTCCCGAACCCCCTCCATCGGCCTTGA